From the Streptomyces sp. NBC_01216 genome, the window CCGAGCCGGGGGTCGGCGGTGAACGCCTGGCGGACCAGTTCGGCCGTGTCGGCGTGGGCGAGCAGTCCGTCGTCGTCCAGGAACAGCAGGGCGTCCACGGGACCGCACGGGCCGTCGGGGCCGAACGCCTGGATGCCGACGTTGCGGCCCGCGGGGATGCCGACGTTCTCGGGCAGGTCGATGGTGTGGACGCCGTCCGGGACCCCGGTGACGGGGGCGCCGTTGCCGACGACCACGACCTCGACCGGGTCGCCGTCCTGTTTGGCGACCGAGTCGAGAAGAGCGCGCAGGTCGTCGGGCCGGTTGCCCATGGTGATGATGACGGCGCCCAGTTTCATCGGGGTACTCACGCGGGTCCTCACTTCAGCCGGCTCGACGCCAAGATCGACACGAGGTGCAGCACGGTCTGGAGCATCGCGATACCGGCGAGCACGGCGACACCGAGCCGCGTGAAGAAGAGATCGCCGCGCACCTGGTCCACGACCGCCAGGGCGAGGATCAGCAGGGACGCCTCGACCCCGAGCACCAGTCGGTGGAACTTCAGCGCGGCGGCGGCCTTGCGGGCCAGTGCCATGCCGGACGAGCGCGGCTCGGACGCCGCCTCCTGCACGGGCGGCAGCCCGCCCTGGTGCCGGGCCACGCCGACCAGGTCGGTCTCGGCCTTGATCAGGATCGCGCCGAGGGCCGCGAGCGTGCCGAGGAACGCCCAGAGCCAGTCGATCCGTCCGGTGCCCCACAGGTCGGCGGCGCGCAGGCCGAAACCGACCAGGACCGCGGCGTCGCACAGGTAGGCGCCGACCCGGTCAAGGTAGACGCCGCCGAGCGAGAACTGCTGCTTCCAGCGCGCGACCTCGCCGTCGACGCAGTCGAGCAGCAGGTAGAGCTGGACCATGAGCACGCCGAGGACCGCGCCCCAGACACCCGGCACGAGGAGGGCCGGGGCGGCGAGGACGCCGAACAGGGTCATCAGGTAGGTCAGCTGATTCGGCGTGACCCGGGTGTTCACCAGGTGGCGGTCGACGCGCAGCGAGATCTCCCGCATGTAGAGCCGGCCGGCCCAGTGCTCACCGCTCCGCCGGTCCTTCACGCCCGGAGGGTGAACGACCGGCCGGAGCTCAGCTACCGATGGCTTTTGCATAGTCGGCGTACGCGTCCCTGATCTGGTCGTCGGACAGGTCGAGGTGTTCGAGGATGGTGAAGCGGCCCGGCCGGGTCTGCGGGGCGAAGGACACCGCGCGGACGAACTCGTCCACGCTGAAGCCGATCTCCTCCGGCAGGACGGGGAGCCCGTGGCGGCGCAGCGTCTCGACGATCCGCAGCGAGCCGTCCGCGGCACCGCGCAGGTGCATCGCGAAGGCCGCGCCGAGGCCGCACTGCTCGCCGTGGCTGGCCGCGCGCTGGGGGTACAGCAGGTCGAAGGCGTGGCTGATCTCGTGGCAGGCGCCGGAGGACGGGCGCGTGTCCCCGCTGATCGACATGGCGATACCGGACATGACCAGGCCCTCGGAGAGCGTGACCAGGAAGTCGTCATCGCCGACGCCGCCGGGGTGGCGGAGCACCGCCTCACCGGCGCTGCGGGCCATGGCCGCGGCCAGACCGTCGACCGGCTCGCCCGTCTCCCGGTGGGAGAGTTCCCAGTCCGCGATGGCGGAGAGATTGGACACGGCGTCGCCGATTCCGGAGCGGACGAAGCGCGCCGGGGCGTCCCGGATCACGTCGAGGTCGATGACCAGCGCGATCGGGGTCGGTACGCCGTAGGAGCCGCGGCCGTTGTCGTTGTCCAGGGTGGAGACCGGCGAGCAGATGCCGTCGTGCGACAGGTTCGTGGCGATGGCGACCAGCGGCAGCCCGACCCGGGCCGCCGCGTACTTCGTCACGTCGATGATCTTGCCGCCGCCGAGGGCCACCACGGCGTCGTACCGCTTGCCGCGCATGGCGTCGGCGAGCTTGACGGCGGCGTCGATGGTGCCGCCGCCGACCGGGTACCAGTCGGCACCCGGGAGCTCCGGGGCGAACCGGTCACGCAGTTTCAGGCCGGAGCCGTCGCTGATGGCGACGGCGATGCGGCCGTTGCTGGAGATCCGCTGGTCCGCCAGGAGCGCCGACAGGTCGTCCAGCGCTCCTCGGCGGATGTCGACGACGACCGGCGACGGGATGAGCCGGGTCAGTACTGGCACGCGATGTCACGGCCCTTCGCCAGGTCGTCGTGGTTGTCGATCTCGACCCACTTGACGTCGCCGATGGGCTCCACGTCGATGGTGACGCCGCGGTTCACGAGCTCCTGGTAGCCGTCCTCGTAGTACAGGTCGGGGTCGCGCTCGAAGGTGGCCTTGAGGGCGTCGGCGAGCTCCTCGGCGGCCTCGGGCTCGATGAGGGTGACACCGATGTACTCGCCGGTCGCGGTCGCCGGGTCCATCAACTTGGTGATCTTCCGGACGCCCTTGCCCTCGGCGGTGATGACCTTCATCTCCTCGTCGGCGAGGTTCTTCACCGTGTCGAGGGCGAGGATGATCCGCCGGCCCTCGCCGCGCGCGGCGAGCAGGGTCTTCTCGACGGAGACCGGGTGCACGGTGTCGCCGTTGGCGAGGATGACGCCCTTCTTCAGGACCTCACGGGCGCACCACAGGGAGTAGGCGTTGTTCCACTCCTCGGCCTTGTCGTTGTCGATCAGCGTGATGCTGACGCCGTACCGGGCCTCCAGGGCCTCCTTGCGGTCGTACACGGCCTCCTTGCGGTAGCCGACGACGATGGCGACCTCGGTGAGGCCGACCTCCGCGAAGTTCTTCAGGGTCAGGTCGAGGACCGCGGTGTCGCCGTCGACCGGCACGAGGGCCTTCGGGAGCGTGTCGGTGTAGGGGCGCAGACGCCGTCCGGCACCGGCTGCCAAAACAAGGCCAATCATGCTGTTTCTCCTTCGTCATGTACGGCGGGTGCTCCGGAGGACACCCAGAAGCGGATGGACTCCGCGAGCACCACCAGCGCGATGGCGACCGCGAGAGCGGTGAGCGCCAGGGTGAAGTCGTCGCCGCGGCTCGCGAGCAGGGCGGCGAGGACGGTCACCACGAGGGTGCGGCCCTCGTGACCGCCGAGGGTGCGCACCAGCCAGGCGGGCGGCGCGCCGGTGCCGCCGCGGATGCGGTACACCGTGTCGTAGTGATGGTAGGCGACCGCCGCGACCAGCCCGAATGCGGCGGGCAGCACTCCGTCGGCGTCCGCCTTCACGGCGAGGACCAGGACGGTGGTGTACTCGGCGGCGCGGAAGAACGGGGGGACGAGCCAGTCGAGGGCGCCCTTCAGGGGGCGGGCCACGGCAAGGCCGGCGGTCATGGCGTACAGCACGGCGACGGCGATCAGGCGCGGGTCGCCGAAGGGGACGAAGAGCGCGCCGCCGACCATCAGCAGGGCGCCGAGCGCGGCGACGTAGAGCGGGC encodes:
- a CDS encoding iron-containing alcohol dehydrogenase family protein; translated protein: MPVLTRLIPSPVVVDIRRGALDDLSALLADQRISSNGRIAVAISDGSGLKLRDRFAPELPGADWYPVGGGTIDAAVKLADAMRGKRYDAVVALGGGKIIDVTKYAAARVGLPLVAIATNLSHDGICSPVSTLDNDNGRGSYGVPTPIALVIDLDVIRDAPARFVRSGIGDAVSNLSAIADWELSHRETGEPVDGLAAAMARSAGEAVLRHPGGVGDDDFLVTLSEGLVMSGIAMSISGDTRPSSGACHEISHAFDLLYPQRAASHGEQCGLGAAFAMHLRGAADGSLRIVETLRRHGLPVLPEEIGFSVDEFVRAVSFAPQTRPGRFTILEHLDLSDDQIRDAYADYAKAIGS
- a CDS encoding phosphocholine cytidylyltransferase family protein, translating into MIGLVLAAGAGRRLRPYTDTLPKALVPVDGDTAVLDLTLKNFAEVGLTEVAIVVGYRKEAVYDRKEALEARYGVSITLIDNDKAEEWNNAYSLWCAREVLKKGVILANGDTVHPVSVEKTLLAARGEGRRIILALDTVKNLADEEMKVITAEGKGVRKITKLMDPATATGEYIGVTLIEPEAAEELADALKATFERDPDLYYEDGYQELVNRGVTIDVEPIGDVKWVEIDNHDDLAKGRDIACQY
- a CDS encoding CDP-alcohol phosphatidyltransferase family protein, which translates into the protein MQKPSVAELRPVVHPPGVKDRRSGEHWAGRLYMREISLRVDRHLVNTRVTPNQLTYLMTLFGVLAAPALLVPGVWGAVLGVLMVQLYLLLDCVDGEVARWKQQFSLGGVYLDRVGAYLCDAAVLVGFGLRAADLWGTGRIDWLWAFLGTLAALGAILIKAETDLVGVARHQGGLPPVQEAASEPRSSGMALARKAAAALKFHRLVLGVEASLLILALAVVDQVRGDLFFTRLGVAVLAGIAMLQTVLHLVSILASSRLK